A DNA window from Chlamydia felis Fe/C-56 contains the following coding sequences:
- a CDS encoding phage holin family protein yields the protein MPFAKEAEMQRTCWKCEGSVSMHMPQCPYCSAFLQDPPGASGGFSSCHISFPEGSAKGESEDLFAVSSEDWEAVLSDQNTFQKPTEQSETDWNWLQHWPLIALFLGAGFLAFALIILLFATDSGLTLSWPKNRAYLYGVLGAVFAYRGYLKLAQ from the coding sequence ATGCCATTTGCTAAGGAAGCAGAGATGCAGCGCACATGTTGGAAGTGTGAGGGTAGCGTATCTATGCATATGCCCCAGTGTCCTTATTGCAGTGCATTTCTTCAAGATCCTCCGGGAGCTTCAGGTGGATTCTCTTCATGTCATATTTCTTTCCCAGAAGGCTCTGCAAAGGGAGAATCGGAGGATCTTTTTGCTGTTTCTTCAGAAGATTGGGAAGCTGTTCTTAGTGATCAAAATACTTTCCAAAAGCCGACGGAACAATCTGAAACTGATTGGAATTGGTTACAACATTGGCCGCTCATCGCCTTATTTTTAGGTGCAGGGTTTTTAGCCTTTGCTTTGATTATTCTTCTATTTGCTACAGACTCTGGATTAACCTTGTCATGGCCTAAAAACCGTGCCTATCTCTACGGGGTTTTAGGCGCTGTATTTGCTTATCGGGGCTATTTGAAGCTTGCGCAATGA